From Toxorhynchites rutilus septentrionalis strain SRP chromosome 2, ASM2978413v1, whole genome shotgun sequence, a single genomic window includes:
- the LOC129768982 gene encoding 60S ribosomal protein L13a, which produces MTGLSEKPILIDGRGHLLGRLASVIAKQILNGRNVVVVRCEDLQLSGHFFRNKIKFLAYLRKRCNVNPARGPFHFRAPSRMLWKAVRGMVPHKTKRGHNALRRLKVYEGIPPPYDRQKRLCVPIAMRQLCLRPDRKYCNVGRVAHEVGWKYHDVVNNLEAKRKIKSRMTYLHKKKLKKLTWKARVGVADQIKDQDAVLKKYGYLSSEFEKKWSRPVLNVKTVKPGKKKRQTANV; this is translated from the exons ATGACGGGCTTATCGGAGAAg CCGATTTTGATTGATGGCCGTGGCCATTTGTTGGGTCGCTTGGCATCCGTTATTGCTAAGCAAATTCTCAATGGCAGGAATGTTGTCGTTGTCCGTTGTGAAGACTTGCAACTCTCGGGACATTTCTTCAGGAACAAGATAAAGTTTCTGGCTTATTTGCGCAAACGTTGCAACGTCAATCCAGCCCGTGGTCCTTTCCATTTCCGAGCTCCCAGCCGAATGCTTTGGAAAGCGGTTCGTGGCATGGTTCCACACAAAACTAAACGAGGTCATAATGCCCTTCGCCGGCTCAAAGTATACGAGGGAATTCCACCACCGTATGATCGCCAGAAACGTTTGTGTGTTCCAATCGCTATGCGACAGCTTTGTCTGCGACCGGACAGAAAG TATTGTAATGTTGGTCGGGTGGCTCATGAAGTTGGTTGGAAGTATCATGATGTCGTAAACAACTTGGAAGCAAAGAGAAAGATCAAGTCCCGTATGACTTATTTGCACAAGAAGAAACTGaag AAACTAACGTGGAAGGCACGCGTTGGAGTTGCTGATCAAATCAAGGATCAGGATGCTGTTCTGAAGAAATACGGATATCTTTCATctgaatttgagaaaaaatggaGCAGACCAGTTTTGAACGTCAAGACGGTTAAGCCAGGAAAAAAGAAGCGCCAAACAGCCAAtgtgtaa